In Ruminococcus flavefaciens AE3010, the genomic stretch TAAAACCAATATAGCCCAATGCTCCTGCAAATAACCGAGGATTGTCAGTTTAACCACCTCCCATTATTGTCTTTATCTGTCAGAACAGCAAATATATCACCGTTAATGTGATAAGTGTTGTCCTTTGGAATTATCTTTTGATGCGAATATTGGTGATTGCACATTGATCGCCTGTAAGAGCTGCATACAGCTTTGGTACAGCATCGGTCACGTTGGTAACAGAGTGTATTGAAAGTCCGCAGAACTCCGTGGAAATATCTATCTGTCCTTTATTTAAGCGGAACAACAGCTCGCAGTCCTGACCTGCCTTGTTTTGTGCCTTGAAGTCGTTCCAGTTAGTGAAGCTGTCAAGCTTGTTTACCAGCACATGGTTATCTGCAAGGTCATCTTCCTCCCAGCCTTCACCGTCAAGACGGACTACCGTAAGCTCACGGTAATCCTTGCCGTTTACCTGTCCGTCGGAGGAGGTATAGATCACAGCAAAGGGACAATGCCATACCAGTCTTGCTGTCGGCAGGCTCATAGAATGGAATGAGATGCGCATTCCGTCGGTAAGCTCTACGCCCTCAGATGATTCCGAGCGCCAGCCGTCCACCTGTACATTGGGGATATCTCCCTGCGGTGAATCAATATAGGTTATCTCCTCGGCAATACGGGGAATATAACCGTTACCGATGGTCTCGCCTGTCTTTGATACCTCAACATCATCGATGATACAGTCTTTACCCGTAAGAGCTAAATAGCAGAATCTTGTACTGTCAGGCAGAGCTATGATCACCTCATGAAAGCGGAAGCGATTCGATATCCTTACCAGTGCATGATCCTTATACCGCATAGCCTCTATATCGAAATCCACCTTTTCGCCTCGGAGCATTGTCTTTTTTTCTGCTGCCGCACCTGCGGTCTCGTTGGTCTTTGTACGTATATTCCTGACTCCTGCCTTCTCAACAATACCGTCAGCGTGTATAGTAGCGTATTCGTGATATAAGAGATCTCTGCGCTTGCGTTCGCTGTCATGCATTCTTCCGTCCAGTGAATCGAACAGAACAAAGCTTGGTATGTTTTCCTCATTGCGTTCATCAGTCATCTGACAGGTCAGGTGGATATGGACAATGCCATTGTTGAGCAGTATACCGTCCGAGCGTGTGGTGCGGTATGGTCCGCAGAGCAGTGTTCCTATTGCCTCGCCCTCAGAGGCGTCCTCACTTTCCCTCATCATATATTCAGAGTCAAGGTCGATAAGATGAAGCATTATTTTTCCGTAATTGGGATCGAACTGCGTTCCCAGACCCTTTACGAACTCCTCACGAACGAGCTGCTGTGGGATAGGATCACGGTAGCTTCGCTTTGAAGTCATAGCATCATAAGCATCTGCAACAGCAATAATGCGTGCAATATCGGGGATATCCTCTCCCTTGAGACCTGCGGGATAGCCGTGACCGTCATAACGTTCATGATGATAGTGAGCGCCGATGCTAAGATAAGGTGACTGGCTGATACTTGAAAGTATCTGCATTCCGATGACAGGGTGAGTTTTTATTGCGCCGTACTCCTCATCAGTGAGCTTGCCCTCCTTGTTGATGATACTGTCCTTTATGCCTATTTTTCCAACATCGTGCAGAAGTGCAGCAAAGTATATCTCTTCGCATTCCTTTTCCTTCATGCCTGCACTTCTTGCAATTTTTACCGAATATTTTGCAACTCTCCGTGAATGACCGTGAGTGTATTTGTCCTTAGCGTCTATGGCGTTTGCAAGAGCAGTTGCAGTCTGTTCAAACAGCTTGTGCATATTTTTCTGCTCCTGATGTGCGATATCCAGTTCCAGCTTATTGGTGCGCTCGATCATTTTGTTGGTGTCAAGCAGAGAAAAGATATAAAGAAGCACAACAAGTCCGACGAGCGTGATATTCGTCAGTGATACTCCGTATGTAAATATCTGTAAAATGGAAGCAATCATCGGTACGATCGTAAACAGCAGCAGCGAAGCACGCATGAGTTTACCAACTCGCTTTATGTTTTCGAGGATCACCGACATGTCAAGTACCAGTATTATCAGCGGAAACAAATAGCATACTGCAAACCAGTTTGTACGCTTGTAGCAGTTCATCTCATCGAAGGTATAATAGAGACCTGTGAACTGAGATATTATGAGCATTATCAGTGCCAGTCCGCAAAGGATATACGAAAGCTTTAACCTGAATGGTGTTTTTTCATAACCGCCCTCATGTACCAAAAGATCCGTAAGATATAAAGTGAAGAAAAAGATTATAGCAAGAGTCAGTGTAAATACCATAAAATTGCTTATCCTGACCATCCAGAATCCCAGATCACTTGTATCACCGCGGAAATTATATGCCTTTCGGTCAAAAAGGAGCAGCAACATAGCCGAAAGCTCCAATGACAGCAATATATATTTACGTGACGGTCTCAGCGTTTTTGTGATAAGAACAAAAATCGCCAGCATACCGCATATACATATTAACGTGAACATTATATTCAATTGATATGCTTTCAAAAAATCAATAACAGCCTGCATAATATTTCCCCTTTTATTATTAAACAGATTGTAGAAAATTAGATATTTATGCCAAAATGTTTTTGCATATTTATTTTATATATGTATATTATAACACATAATTGCTATAATAGCAATATTGAAAACATAATCAATTTTTAATTTTTTATTAATTTCCTTTGAGATAAACGAATAGGAACGGGAATAGCCGCAGGAGAGAGGGGACTGAGGCTTAAATTTTGGCTGCGTAATAACAAACTATAACTTGTGTGTCCCATTATCTGTTACCAAGGTAGGAATAGTGAAAAACAAAAGAAAAAAGCCCGAATGATCGGGCTTTATGTCTGTATTATCTGTATTTGCGCTCGGGATGCTGCTCATAGTATGCATTCTTATCGGCGTACATACGCTCATCGGCAATGTGCATTGCGCTGCGGATATCATCACCTTTATTGACAGCACACGTACCTACGGCAAAATGCACGTTTCTTGTATTGGCAGCCTGATCAATGAGCTGTTTTACTCTTGCTTCAATTTCTGTTTCGTCAAGTCCGTCAGCCAGTACCATGAATTCATCACCGCCTGCACGGTACACTTCACCGTCATAGAAAACTCCCCGAAGTATAGCCGCCGCATTTTTCAGCAGCTGATCACCTGCAATATGACCTTCTTCATCGTTCACACGCTTGAGTCCGTTAAGATCGGCAAATACCACTGAGTAAGGAAATTTCATTTTCCTTTTGCCCTCAACTATCTCATCGACATTATTATTCATGGTGTTGCGGTTATTTACTCCCGTCAGCATATCCACCGAGCTCAGCATCTCAAGCTTCTTCATAAGCTGATAGTTTGCTATCTCCGAAGCAAGGAAGAATGTGGTCAGCTCCAGCGTTTCTTTTATTTTTACCGTATTTTCAATATTAAAGTTCAAAGACCAGATATATCCGATAGTTCTGCCGTTATATCTAAGCGGGAAGAGTACGATGCTCTTTATACCTGTATTTACAAGTAAATCATGCCATACAGGATTTATTGATCTGAGCCAATCCATATCCTGCTGATCCTTTATTATAATGCAGGTACTGTCACCCAGAGTGTCATCACATGTCTGTACGATCTCAAAGAATTCTTCATCAAGATAACGATCC encodes the following:
- a CDS encoding sensor domain-containing diguanylate cyclase translates to MDFSKLINGYSAKTCVMSVERFPDGTYGNIRIAAGNMAHCADMMNTMHRPFIPDSPYEEYFPENKNFEDFCYRSAFMGQLLHSYVRLPQMGLWLNMFLLPLESDEPNKGYCIYSYDVTPNVDLEQRASLSADTSSAVIKTCIKLRGADDLHNTFNEVIEDIRKICDSDHCCILLFNKEERSCENFCEAIKYGCGMLPMDRYLDEEFFEIVQTCDDTLGDSTCIIIKDQQDMDWLRSINPVWHDLLVNTGIKSIVLFPLRYNGRTIGYIWSLNFNIENTVKIKETLELTTFFLASEIANYQLMKKLEMLSSVDMLTGVNNRNTMNNNVDEIVEGKRKMKFPYSVVFADLNGLKRVNDEEGHIAGDQLLKNAAAILRGVFYDGEVYRAGGDEFMVLADGLDETEIEARVKQLIDQAANTRNVHFAVGTCAVNKGDDIRSAMHIADERMYADKNAYYEQHPERKYR
- a CDS encoding HD domain-containing phosphohydrolase, encoding MLLLLFDRKAYNFRGDTSDLGFWMVRISNFMVFTLTLAIIFFFTLYLTDLLVHEGGYEKTPFRLKLSYILCGLALIMLIISQFTGLYYTFDEMNCYKRTNWFAVCYLFPLIILVLDMSVILENIKRVGKLMRASLLLFTIVPMIASILQIFTYGVSLTNITLVGLVVLLYIFSLLDTNKMIERTNKLELDIAHQEQKNMHKLFEQTATALANAIDAKDKYTHGHSRRVAKYSVKIARSAGMKEKECEEIYFAALLHDVGKIGIKDSIINKEGKLTDEEYGAIKTHPVIGMQILSSISQSPYLSIGAHYHHERYDGHGYPAGLKGEDIPDIARIIAVADAYDAMTSKRSYRDPIPQQLVREEFVKGLGTQFDPNYGKIMLHLIDLDSEYMMRESEDASEGEAIGTLLCGPYRTTRSDGILLNNGIVHIHLTCQMTDERNEENIPSFVLFDSLDGRMHDSERKRRDLLYHEYATIHADGIVEKAGVRNIRTKTNETAGAAAEKKTMLRGEKVDFDIEAMRYKDHALVRISNRFRFHEVIIALPDSTRFCYLALTGKDCIIDDVEVSKTGETIGNGYIPRIAEEITYIDSPQGDIPNVQVDGWRSESSEGVELTDGMRISFHSMSLPTARLVWHCPFAVIYTSSDGQVNGKDYRELTVVRLDGEGWEEDDLADNHVLVNKLDSFTNWNDFKAQNKAGQDCELLFRLNKGQIDISTEFCGLSIHSVTNVTDAVPKLYAALTGDQCAITNIRIKR